The following are encoded in a window of Sphaerisporangium siamense genomic DNA:
- a CDS encoding RNA polymerase sigma factor: MAGDLAAYEVLVTRYSAVAHRTAALLGAGDEAEDVVQEAFVRAFRYLSGFRRDAAFKPWLLRIVANLTHDLTRSRGRRNDLVLKIGVEPETRVPDDPEGVAIAGDRRARLLEAVRALPERERQAVVCRYFLQLSEAETAEVLGWPLGSVKSRTFRGLARLRKEVGHELS, translated from the coding sequence TTGGCCGGGGACCTCGCCGCCTATGAGGTGCTGGTCACGCGCTACAGTGCGGTGGCCCACCGTACGGCCGCGCTGCTCGGCGCGGGTGACGAGGCCGAGGACGTGGTCCAGGAGGCCTTCGTCAGAGCATTTCGGTATTTGTCCGGCTTCCGGAGGGATGCCGCGTTCAAGCCGTGGCTGCTCAGGATCGTCGCCAACCTGACCCACGATCTCACCCGCTCGCGCGGACGCAGGAACGACCTGGTGCTCAAGATCGGCGTCGAGCCGGAGACCCGGGTGCCCGACGACCCCGAGGGGGTCGCCATCGCGGGCGACCGGCGCGCCCGGCTGCTGGAGGCCGTGCGGGCGCTGCCCGAGCGGGAACGGCAGGCGGTGGTCTGCAGGTATTTCCTGCAGTTGTCCGAGGCCGAGACCGCCGAGGTGCTCGGCTGGCCGCTCGGTTCGGTGAAGTCCCGCACGTTCCGGGGGCTCGCCAGGCTGCGGAAGGAGGTGGGCCATGAACTCTCCTGA
- a CDS encoding class I SAM-dependent methyltransferase, producing MSGYDRVVQPAAGDEALENHLGGDEAKNYRRYEYDMVAPHVGRSMLEIGSGLGHFAEQFLPRLDRLVVSDFDPYCVEQLAKRFEGRDDIQVLRFGLPTEIPLAEPVDTVVMMNVLEHIEEDVEALRSLAKVTAPGGRIIIWVPGYMQLYGDFDRKVGHVTRYTPATLGRTVRAAGLKPAVLKPINFLGGIAWWAAVRRGGVGYPDPRLVKIYDRTVVPTTRFIERFIRPPFGQTVFCVARVPH from the coding sequence ATGTCTGGGTATGACCGCGTGGTGCAACCGGCGGCCGGCGACGAGGCTCTGGAGAACCACCTCGGCGGCGACGAGGCCAAGAACTACCGGCGGTACGAGTACGACATGGTCGCCCCGCACGTCGGCAGGTCGATGCTCGAGATCGGCTCGGGTCTCGGCCACTTCGCCGAGCAGTTCCTGCCGCGCCTCGACCGCCTGGTGGTGAGCGACTTCGACCCCTACTGCGTCGAGCAGCTCGCCAAGCGGTTCGAGGGCCGCGACGACATCCAGGTCCTGCGGTTCGGCCTGCCCACCGAGATCCCGCTCGCCGAGCCGGTCGACACGGTCGTCATGATGAACGTCCTCGAACACATCGAGGAGGACGTCGAGGCCCTGCGCTCCCTGGCCAAGGTGACCGCGCCGGGCGGGCGCATCATCATCTGGGTGCCCGGTTACATGCAGCTCTACGGCGACTTCGACCGCAAGGTCGGCCACGTCACCCGCTACACCCCCGCCACCCTGGGCCGCACGGTCAGGGCGGCCGGGCTGAAGCCCGCGGTGCTCAAGCCGATCAACTTCCTCGGCGGCATCGCCTGGTGGGCGGCCGTCCGCCGCGGCGGCGTCGGCTACCCCGACCCGCGCCTGGTCAAGATCTACGACCGCACGGTGGTGCCGACCACCCGCTTCATCGAGCGCTTCATCCGCCCGCCCTTCGGCCAGACCGTCTTCTGCGTGGCCCGCGTCCCGCACTGA
- a CDS encoding response regulator transcription factor, whose translation MSDQQNKPRVLVVDDERNIRDLVGVALRFHGFEVVSASRGYEALELALSGAPDLIVLDVMLPDLDGFELCRRLRAHGDDVPVIFLTARDTSADTVHGLTLGGDDYVTKPFSVEALVARARAVLRRGRRASEDTGAPDQEVLTVADLELDEARWEVRRGGAPVELSPTEFRLLAFLMRHPGQVLTKAQLLEHVWGFGTQSQVVETYISYLRRKLDPLGPPLIHTQRGVGYALRPAQDA comes from the coding sequence ATGAGCGACCAGCAGAACAAGCCGCGCGTCCTCGTCGTCGACGACGAGCGCAACATCCGTGACCTGGTGGGCGTCGCCCTGCGCTTCCACGGCTTCGAGGTGGTCAGCGCCTCGCGGGGGTACGAGGCGCTGGAGCTGGCGCTCTCGGGGGCGCCCGACCTCATCGTGCTGGACGTCATGCTGCCCGACCTGGACGGGTTCGAGCTGTGCCGCCGGCTGCGCGCCCACGGCGACGACGTCCCCGTCATCTTCCTGACCGCCCGCGACACCTCGGCCGACACCGTGCACGGGCTCACGCTCGGCGGCGACGACTACGTCACCAAGCCGTTCTCCGTGGAGGCGCTGGTGGCGCGGGCGCGGGCGGTGCTCCGGAGGGGCCGTCGCGCGTCGGAGGACACCGGCGCGCCGGACCAGGAGGTGCTGACCGTGGCCGACCTCGAACTGGACGAGGCCCGCTGGGAGGTCAGGCGCGGCGGCGCCCCGGTCGAGCTGTCCCCCACCGAGTTCCGCCTGCTGGCCTTCCTGATGCGCCACCCCGGCCAGGTGCTCACCAAGGCGCAGTTGCTGGAGCACGTGTGGGGCTTCGGCACGCAGTCGCAGGTCGTGGAGACCTACATCTCCTACCTGCGCCGCAAGCTGGACCCGCTCGGCCCGCCGCTCATCCACACCCAGCGCGGCGTGGGGTACGCGCTGCGCCCCGCGCAGGACGCGTGA
- a CDS encoding sensor histidine kinase has translation MTLRGRLLAGLLSVTLVGLAVLSVVSVLVLRSHMIDRTDAALAAAARASAARLGKATGIALVNASPTYAIAVLNTTTNRGRLLSGDDAEAAGLPAVLEGLGAAKVTALADAGRPFALSERLRAAAAHMPSGQRVIVFAVPLDEVSDSIRQLVVTELVTGAVLMILLALLGRSLIGKGLAPLSRMATTAKLVAEGGDLSARMPEGRSEAGHLGSTINVMLTRIQDAFAARWASEERVRRFAADASHELRNPLTTISGYAELYRQGAIPDEEVPQVMRRIEDEAGRMTRLVSELLELARLDKGSPLSVAPVDLTAVAMEVADDFAALNPDHPVRVAAPDRLVAVVDEARIRQVLVNLLANVRAHTPPGTGATVRLEAPVVLEVSDDGPGMSPENAARAFDRFHHASSDDSDGSGLGLAIVQAIASAHGGQATLRSLPGQGTVVRVEVPDLAAR, from the coding sequence ATGACGCTCAGAGGACGCCTCCTCGCCGGACTGCTCTCGGTGACGCTGGTGGGCCTGGCCGTCCTGTCGGTGGTCAGCGTCCTGGTGCTGCGCAGTCACATGATCGACCGCACGGACGCGGCGCTGGCCGCCGCCGCGCGGGCGTCGGCCGCCCGGCTCGGCAAGGCGACGGGCATCGCCCTGGTCAACGCCAGCCCCACGTACGCGATCGCCGTGCTGAACACCACCACCAACCGCGGCCGGCTGCTGTCCGGCGACGACGCCGAGGCGGCCGGGCTGCCCGCCGTCCTGGAGGGCCTCGGCGCGGCGAAGGTGACGGCGCTCGCCGACGCCGGCCGGCCGTTCGCGCTCAGCGAGCGGCTGCGCGCGGCGGCGGCCCACATGCCGAGCGGCCAGCGCGTGATCGTCTTCGCGGTGCCGCTCGACGAGGTGTCCGACTCGATACGCCAGCTCGTCGTCACCGAACTGGTCACCGGGGCCGTTCTCATGATCCTGCTCGCGCTGCTCGGCAGGTCGCTGATCGGCAAGGGCCTCGCGCCGCTGTCGCGCATGGCGACGACCGCCAAACTGGTCGCCGAGGGAGGCGACCTGTCGGCCCGCATGCCCGAGGGCAGGTCCGAGGCCGGGCACCTCGGTTCCACGATCAACGTCATGCTGACCCGCATCCAGGACGCCTTCGCCGCCCGCTGGGCGTCGGAGGAACGCGTCCGCCGCTTCGCCGCCGACGCCTCCCACGAGCTGCGCAACCCGCTCACCACGATCTCCGGGTACGCCGAGCTGTACCGGCAGGGCGCGATCCCCGACGAGGAGGTGCCGCAGGTGATGCGCCGCATCGAGGACGAGGCGGGCCGCATGACCCGGCTGGTCTCCGAGCTGCTGGAGCTGGCCCGGCTGGACAAGGGCTCGCCCCTCAGCGTCGCGCCCGTCGATCTGACCGCGGTGGCGATGGAGGTCGCCGACGACTTCGCCGCGCTGAACCCCGACCATCCGGTGCGGGTCGCGGCGCCGGACAGACTGGTCGCGGTGGTGGACGAGGCGCGGATCCGCCAGGTGCTGGTCAACCTGCTGGCCAACGTCCGCGCGCACACCCCGCCCGGGACCGGGGCGACCGTGCGGCTGGAAGCGCCGGTGGTGCTGGAGGTGAGCGACGACGGCCCGGGCATGTCCCCGGAGAACGCGGCGCGCGCCTTCGACCGGTTCCACCACGCCTCCTCCGACGACAGCGACGGCAGCGGCCTCGGCCTGGCGATCGTCCAGGCCATCGCGAGCGCGCACGGCGGCCAGGCGACCCTGCGTTCCCTGCCCGGGCAGGGAACCGTGGTCCGCGTCGAGGTCCCCGACCTCGCGGCCCGCTGA
- a CDS encoding NAD(P)-dependent alcohol dehydrogenase → MKAIVQERYGSFDALALRDIPRPVAGDGEVLVRVHAAGVDQGVWHLMTGLPYPVRLAGFGLRRPKLPVRGRDIAGVVEEVGRNVTRFAPGDEVFGTSDGSYAEYAAVREDRLAPKPPSLTLEQAAAVPASACTALKAVRDAGRVRPGQRVLITGAGGGVGTYAVQIAKAFGGEVTGVCGTGKADLVRSLGAEDVIDYTREDFATRARGFDVAIDIAGVRSLRVMRSALAPRGTLVLAGGEGRGRWLGGTHRQLVSLVLNPFVGHTLRPLLSAEPLEDLLALTDLIESGALRPVIDRAYPLDQAPEALRHLREGRARGKFVITV, encoded by the coding sequence ATGAAGGCGATCGTGCAGGAGAGATACGGCTCGTTCGACGCCCTCGCGTTACGGGACATCCCGCGGCCGGTGGCCGGGGACGGCGAGGTGCTCGTCCGGGTCCACGCGGCGGGCGTCGACCAGGGGGTGTGGCACCTGATGACCGGCCTGCCGTACCCGGTCAGGCTCGCGGGCTTCGGGCTGCGCAGGCCGAAGCTCCCCGTCCGGGGCCGCGACATCGCCGGGGTCGTCGAGGAGGTCGGCCGGAACGTGACCCGGTTCGCCCCCGGAGACGAGGTGTTCGGCACCAGCGACGGGTCGTACGCCGAGTACGCCGCCGTCCGTGAGGACCGGCTCGCGCCCAAGCCGCCGAGCCTCACCCTGGAGCAGGCGGCGGCCGTCCCCGCGTCCGCCTGCACCGCGCTCAAGGCCGTCCGGGACGCCGGCCGGGTGCGGCCGGGGCAGCGGGTGCTGATCACCGGCGCCGGGGGAGGCGTCGGGACGTACGCGGTGCAGATCGCCAAGGCGTTCGGCGGCGAGGTCACCGGCGTGTGCGGTACCGGCAAGGCCGACCTGGTCCGCTCGCTCGGCGCGGAGGACGTCATCGACTACACCCGCGAGGACTTCGCCACCCGGGCGCGCGGGTTCGACGTCGCCATCGACATCGCGGGCGTCCGTTCGCTCCGGGTCATGCGCTCCGCCCTCGCGCCCCGGGGCACTCTCGTCCTCGCCGGCGGCGAAGGGAGAGGCCGCTGGCTCGGCGGCACCCATCGGCAGCTCGTCTCGCTGGTCCTGAACCCGTTCGTCGGCCACACCCTGCGCCCGCTGCTCTCGGCGGAGCCGTTGGAGGACCTGCTGGCCCTGACCGACCTCATCGAGTCCGGCGCGCTCAGGCCCGTCATCGACCGCGCCTACCCGCTGGACCAGGCCCCCGAGGCCCTGCGCCACCTGCGCGAAGGCCGCGCCCGCGGCAAGTTCGTCATCACCGTCTGA
- a CDS encoding helix-turn-helix transcriptional regulator, producing the protein MGHVLDRQRDVPGVRPVGDPRVDRQDRRLPLGLPAVVKRTRITNSIRTLRFTHGEMTQADLADRIGVTRQTIIAIEQGKYSPSLEVAFQIARVFDVPLDDVFQYPDS; encoded by the coding sequence GTGGGACACGTTCTGGATCGCCAACGTGATGTACCTGGCGTTCGTCCTGTCGGCGATCCTCGGGTCGATCGCCAAGATCGCCGCCTACCGCTGGGGCTTCCAGCCGTGGTGAAACGGACCAGGATCACCAACTCGATCAGGACCCTCAGATTCACGCACGGAGAGATGACGCAGGCCGACCTGGCCGACCGCATCGGCGTGACCCGGCAGACGATCATCGCCATTGAGCAGGGCAAGTACTCGCCGTCGCTGGAGGTGGCGTTCCAGATCGCCCGGGTGTTCGACGTACCGCTCGACGACGTGTTCCAGTATCCGGACAGTTAG
- a CDS encoding acetyl-CoA C-acetyltransferase, with protein sequence MAEAYIVGAVRSPVGKKKGGLSTVHPTDLAAHTLKALVERTGVDPAAVEDVIMGCVMQFGPQSMDIARNAWLSAGLPESVPGVTIDRQCGSSQQSIHFAAQGVLSGTQDLVVAAGVESMSVVPMGSSVTAALEKGMPFPFGDMWVERYGKQEISQFRGAELMCEKWGFERDELERYAYESHQRAAKAVANGYFKEQIAPLNGVEDDEGPRADTTLEKMAGLKTLRDGGRITAATSSQISDGSGAILIASERAMRAHGLTPRARIVQLALVGDDPVYMLTAPIPATRRALERSGLSIGDIDVIEINEAFAPVPLAWLKEIGADPARTNPNGGAIALGHPLGGTGAILMTKLLHELERTGGRYGLQTMCEGGGQANVTIIERL encoded by the coding sequence GTGGCAGAGGCGTACATCGTCGGGGCGGTCCGTAGCCCGGTCGGCAAGAAGAAGGGCGGCCTGTCCACCGTCCACCCCACCGATCTGGCCGCGCACACGCTCAAGGCCCTGGTGGAGCGCACCGGTGTCGATCCCGCGGCGGTCGAGGACGTGATCATGGGCTGCGTCATGCAGTTCGGACCGCAGAGCATGGACATCGCCCGCAACGCGTGGCTGTCAGCGGGACTGCCGGAGTCCGTGCCGGGCGTCACGATCGACCGGCAGTGCGGCTCGTCGCAGCAGTCGATCCACTTCGCGGCCCAGGGCGTGCTGTCGGGTACGCAGGACCTGGTGGTGGCGGCCGGCGTCGAGTCCATGAGCGTCGTGCCGATGGGGTCGAGCGTCACCGCCGCGCTGGAGAAGGGGATGCCGTTCCCCTTCGGCGACATGTGGGTCGAGCGGTACGGCAAGCAGGAGATCTCGCAGTTCCGCGGGGCCGAGCTGATGTGCGAGAAGTGGGGCTTCGAGCGCGACGAGCTCGAACGGTACGCGTACGAGAGCCACCAGCGGGCCGCCAAGGCCGTCGCCAACGGCTACTTCAAGGAGCAGATCGCGCCGCTCAACGGGGTCGAGGACGACGAGGGCCCCCGGGCGGACACGACGCTGGAGAAGATGGCCGGGCTGAAGACGCTGCGCGACGGCGGGCGGATCACCGCGGCCACCTCCTCGCAGATCTCCGACGGCTCCGGCGCGATACTGATCGCCTCCGAGCGGGCGATGCGCGCGCACGGGCTCACGCCGCGTGCCCGGATCGTCCAGCTGGCCCTCGTCGGCGACGACCCGGTGTACATGCTCACCGCGCCGATCCCGGCCACCCGGCGAGCGCTGGAGAGGTCCGGGCTGTCGATCGGCGACATCGACGTCATCGAGATCAACGAGGCGTTCGCGCCGGTTCCGCTGGCCTGGCTCAAGGAGATCGGCGCCGACCCGGCCCGGACCAACCCGAACGGCGGCGCCATCGCGCTCGGCCACCCGCTGGGCGGCACCGGGGCGATCCTGATGACCAAGCTGCTGCACGAGCTGGAGCGCACCGGCGGCCGGTACGGGCTGCAGACCATGTGCGAAGGCGGCGGCCAGGCCAACGTCACCATCATCGAACGACTGTAG
- a CDS encoding class F sortase, translated as MTTPPEYPFPDNGGHPHADPGAQGAHGYPQPGQGAPYPPQFYYQYPGGDQWGQPQRSDRGQMMRTVLIIAAVAGVVTVVVGLLFMVNAPDQYGLKESRTPLRLQSEPSLAPSVGPGGLGQPLTQAVSSAPPPVPSLPPAPPMQPSSPKRLIIQKLGINAPIKSVGTDKDGAIETPPINNHNLVGWYRYGPTPGQSGPAVMLGHKDTTTRSAVFSRLHEMQYGDTIEVTRMDGTVAIFTVGGIEQADKKTFPTNRVYGNADAAELRLITCGGTYNRTTGHYVDNVIVYARMTGTRKATSSSR; from the coding sequence ATGACGACGCCTCCCGAGTACCCGTTCCCGGATAACGGCGGCCATCCGCACGCCGACCCGGGAGCGCAGGGCGCGCACGGCTATCCACAGCCTGGGCAGGGGGCGCCGTACCCGCCGCAGTTCTACTACCAGTACCCCGGCGGGGACCAGTGGGGGCAGCCGCAGCGCTCCGACCGGGGCCAGATGATGCGGACCGTGCTCATCATCGCGGCGGTCGCGGGTGTGGTCACGGTGGTGGTCGGGCTGCTGTTCATGGTGAATGCGCCCGACCAGTACGGCCTGAAGGAGTCCCGTACGCCGCTGCGCCTGCAGTCCGAGCCGTCCCTGGCTCCGTCGGTGGGGCCGGGCGGCCTGGGGCAGCCGCTGACGCAGGCCGTGTCGTCGGCGCCGCCTCCGGTGCCGAGCCTGCCGCCCGCGCCGCCGATGCAACCGTCCAGCCCGAAGCGGCTCATCATCCAGAAGCTGGGGATCAACGCGCCGATCAAGTCGGTGGGCACCGACAAGGACGGCGCGATCGAGACGCCTCCGATCAACAACCACAACCTGGTCGGGTGGTACCGCTACGGCCCGACGCCGGGGCAGTCCGGTCCGGCCGTGATGCTCGGTCACAAGGACACGACCACGCGCAGCGCTGTGTTCAGCCGGCTGCACGAGATGCAGTACGGCGACACGATCGAGGTCACCCGCATGGACGGCACGGTGGCCATCTTCACCGTGGGCGGCATCGAGCAGGCGGACAAGAAGACGTTCCCGACGAACCGGGTGTACGGCAACGCGGACGCGGCCGAGCTGCGGCTGATCACCTGCGGCGGCACGTACAACCGTACGACCGGTCACTACGTCGACAACGTGATCGTGTACGCCCGGATGACGGGCACCCGGAAGGCGACCTCCTCCTCACGCTGA
- a CDS encoding DUF397 domain-containing protein, giving the protein MDLSNVTWRKSSYTSSNGGNCVEIAELWRKSSYTSDNGGNCVEVADPWQKSSHSGNNGGDCLEVAQPVTHEVVAVRDSKNPEGPKLLFSHDEWTAFISGVKVDEFSRR; this is encoded by the coding sequence ATGGACCTCAGCAACGTCACTTGGCGGAAATCCAGCTACACGAGTAGCAATGGAGGAAACTGCGTAGAGATCGCGGAGCTGTGGCGTAAGTCGAGCTACACCAGTGACAACGGAGGGAACTGCGTAGAGGTCGCTGACCCCTGGCAGAAGTCCAGCCACAGCGGCAACAACGGCGGCGACTGCTTGGAAGTCGCTCAGCCGGTCACGCACGAGGTGGTCGCGGTTCGGGACTCCAAGAACCCGGAGGGGCCGAAGCTGCTCTTCTCGCACGATGAGTGGACCGCCTTCATCTCCGGCGTGAAGGTCGACGAGTTCAGTCGTAGGTAG
- a CDS encoding helix-turn-helix domain-containing protein, whose translation MADKYTPQAIWGRELRHYRQVAGFTQAQLAQRIHFSESLISGIETGQLPASPEFAQACDTTLSTGGALHRLLDWRKGSPFPEWFGKWQDKERVATVVKAYESLLIPGLLQTPAYATEVLFGDESAVQARLARQEIFMRRDPPPPMLRFVIDESVLHRLIGTTETMYEQLRHLVSVVSPRISVQIVPVGGMHPGLDAGFMVATLEGGSELAYLDTAVRGLVTADQDDVTAAMAKFEAIRVEALPQQMSVDLINRTAEDRWTSATSLGGNPATRVAMEETA comes from the coding sequence ATGGCGGACAAGTACACACCTCAGGCCATCTGGGGCAGGGAGCTTCGTCACTACCGGCAGGTGGCCGGCTTCACCCAGGCCCAGCTCGCACAGAGGATCCACTTCAGCGAGTCGCTGATCAGCGGCATTGAGACAGGACAGCTTCCAGCGAGCCCGGAGTTCGCTCAGGCGTGCGACACCACCCTGAGTACGGGGGGAGCCCTTCACCGGCTACTCGACTGGCGAAAGGGTAGTCCGTTCCCTGAGTGGTTCGGAAAGTGGCAGGACAAGGAACGTGTGGCCACCGTGGTCAAGGCATATGAATCACTGCTGATACCCGGTCTGCTTCAAACCCCCGCGTACGCCACTGAGGTGCTCTTTGGTGACGAGTCAGCCGTACAGGCGCGGTTGGCGCGTCAGGAGATATTCATGCGCCGGGACCCGCCGCCTCCCATGCTGCGCTTCGTGATCGACGAGTCGGTGCTGCATCGGCTGATCGGTACTACGGAGACCATGTACGAGCAGTTGAGACATCTCGTCTCGGTGGTCAGTCCTCGCATCAGCGTACAAATAGTGCCGGTCGGTGGTATGCATCCAGGACTTGATGCGGGCTTCATGGTGGCTACGCTGGAAGGCGGAAGCGAGCTGGCTTACCTAGACACGGCAGTGCGTGGCCTAGTGACCGCCGATCAAGATGATGTCACGGCAGCCATGGCCAAATTCGAAGCCATTCGCGTAGAGGCACTACCGCAGCAAATGTCAGTAGACCTCATCAACAGAACGGCGGAGGACCGATGGACCTCAGCAACGTCACTTGGCGGAAATCCAGCTACACGAGTAGCAATGGAGGAAACTGCGTAG
- a CDS encoding ATP-binding protein, giving the protein MAIQMAMSGHDIEQDGDIPLLGQKWIPADEKCIASARRFVRDVALDWKAADKVPAVAELLTSEVVTNALVHGMKALPVSSTIRIAVRRDGSLMTVEVYDSCVTIPRMRSAESMETSGRGLAIVQALACKWGWILHHHGKTVWFHLTAWPQSDPSVPLKLLP; this is encoded by the coding sequence ATGGCGATTCAGATGGCAATGTCCGGCCACGACATCGAGCAGGACGGCGACATACCTCTGCTGGGGCAGAAGTGGATACCGGCGGACGAGAAATGTATCGCCTCCGCGCGACGCTTCGTCCGCGACGTCGCCCTCGACTGGAAGGCGGCGGACAAGGTTCCGGCCGTCGCGGAGCTGCTCACCTCGGAAGTCGTCACGAACGCCCTCGTCCACGGGATGAAGGCGCTCCCCGTCTCCAGCACCATACGCATCGCCGTCCGCCGGGACGGGTCATTGATGACCGTCGAGGTGTACGACTCGTGCGTCACCATCCCGCGCATGAGATCGGCCGAGTCGATGGAGACCTCCGGCCGGGGCCTGGCCATCGTCCAGGCCCTCGCCTGCAAATGGGGCTGGATCCTCCACCACCACGGAAAAACAGTCTGGTTCCACCTCACCGCCTGGCCCCAGAGCGACCCGTCCGTCCCGTTGAAGCTCCTCCCCTAG